tgggcccctgatatcagaaagaaattgtcttaggctgcaggataaacttacaacagtcaggaataacggggacctggggcacctaccctagcaggtccactggttgaaataaagctagggaatgaagagagaggcttgaatttttgttggttaaaggagcttctttctctgtgttaattagtctgtaaatgtaataggagcaactggccaacaggaaaaggcgtTTCtcttgcaatgcttgaaatacAAACTGGGGAAACAAATAGGGATACATAGGTTTTTATGTCTACCTGGATCTCCAAAATCTCTATTAGGTCGAGATTTGTTAGAacaattagaagcagaaattatctttgaaaaagggaaaatggaattaaagatAGGAGAAGAACAACTAATAAATGTGTTGAGCTTGGCACTAATACAAACTGACCCTAGAAGTGAAATACCCTCAGAGATCACAGATCAAGTGTATCCAGGAGTTTGGGCCACCGAAGTCCATGGAAGAACTAAAAATGTGACcccaaaaattattaaattaaagccaAGAGAGAAACCTGTTAAGTAATATCCTTTGGGGATAGAAGAtaggaaaggaattaaagagATAATTTATAAATTTCTACAGTATGGATTATTAGTTGAATGTGAATCCGAATACAATACACCCATATTGCCAATcaaaaaggcagatggaaaaagctaTGGGCTAGTTCAGGATTTGAGggccataaataaaatcatcgAGGATATACATCCAGTAGTGGTAAACCCTTATACTTTGCTGACTAAATTAAagaatagtcaagtttggtcTACCGTACTGGATTTAAAAGGTGCCTTCTTCTGCCTAGCCTTagccacagaaagccaaaacctaTTTGCCTTTGAATTGGAAAACCCCGACTCAGGTAGAAAGACGCAGCTTACGTGGACGGTATTACCTCAAGgattcaagaatagccccaccattTCTGGAAACCAATTAGCAAAGGAACTTGAGACTTGGAAACCTCCGGACACTGAAGGGACTTTGTTACAATACGTGGATGATCTATTAATAGCCACCGAGACTAAAGAAGGTTGTGTTCAATGGACTGTCAGTCTCCTtaattttctgggtttaaatGGATATCGAGTCTCCCAACAGAAAGCCCAGCTGGTTCAGCAATGTGTGACCTATCTGGGATTCAAAATTTCGGGAGGACAACGAGAGCTGGGAACTGAACGCAAGGAAGCCATTTGTCGAACTCCGGAACCACAAACGATAAAAGAACTGCGAACCTTTCTGGGAATGATAGGTTGGTGTTGCCTTTGGATTTATAATTATGGACTGATGGTGAAGCCTCTATATGACTTGATAAAAGGTAACCAGTCAAAATTGGTTTGGACTGGAGAAGCGCGAACAGCTTTTAAGAGACTTAAACTTGAATTGATGCGTGCTCCGGCCTTGGGAGTGCCGGACCTGTCAAAacctttttggttattttcacaTGAGAGACAAGGGGTGGCTTTGCAAAAAACTGGGTCCCTATAAACAAGCAGTAGCTTACTTCTCTAAACAACTGGATGAAGTAAGTAAAGGACGGCCCGGATGTCTTCGGGCAGTGGCAGCAGTCGTTATCAATATACAGGAGGCTCGGAAGCTtacaatgggacagaaaatgacagtgctaGTTTCCCATACAGTCtcaacagttttggaaaaaaagggaagtcATTGGCTCTCCcgcagagattttaaaataccaagcaaTTCTAGTAGAACAAGATGATGTGGAAATTGTGGTCACTAACATTGTGaatccagcctctttccttagtGGAACTCAGGATGAACTAATAACACATGACTGTATAGAAACAATGGAGACCGTGTATTCCAGTCGACCTGATCTTAAGGAAGAACCTTTAGAAGATGCTGACAGGTCTTGGTATActgatggaagcagctttgtgaaacaaggaCAACGTAAGGCAGGGTATGCCGTTACAACCACTCAACAGGTAATCAAGTCTAAACCATTACCTCCTGGGACGTCcgcccagaaagcagagataatcGCTCTTACGCAAGCACTGGaactagcagcaggaaggaaaataaatatttggacagATTCTAAATATGCATTCGGTGTGGTGCATGCTCATGGAGTGATTTGGAAAGAACGTGGATTGCTGACCgctcagggaaaacagataaaacatgatgaagaaattttaaaattgttagaggcagtaaaacaaccagaaaaggtAGCTATCATGCATTGTCGGGGACACCAAAAGGGGAACGCCgattttgaaattggaaatcgATTGGCAGATCAAGAGGCTAAGCGGGTAGCTGGATTAACTGAAGTGAAGGCATCTTTGATACCAGACGGTAAAGTTCAAACTATATacataaaccaaaagccaaattatacaaaagaagacttaaaattaattgaagatttgaaaggtaaaatgaaaccagatggatgggtatatttaaaagataaccgAGTAGTAATACCCTCTAATTTGATATGGCTCACAGTTCTTACAGAACATGATAAAACACACTGGGGGGCTGACACATTGCATAAGAGCCTGAGTCAGACATTAGTGGGACAAAATTTATATACAACGATAAAACAAGTAACTCAACAATGTAGCATTTGTTTACACAACAACCCCAatactaagaataaaataaaatttggaataattgGTAAAGGAAATTATCCGGgacaacagtggcaaattgatttttcagaactccCTAGAAAAGGGGGGTATCGTTATTTATTGGTTCTGACTGACACATTTTCAGGATGGCCCGAAGCCTTTCCCTGTtgaacaaacaaagcaagagaagtggTTAAAGTCTTGTTCAATGAAATAATACCACGCTTTGGGATCACAGTAGCAATGTCCTCTGACAGAGGTTCACATTTTTGTGCGCAAGTGGTACAACAGATAAGTAAGATTCTAAAGATAGATTGGCAACTACATACTCCTTACAGACCGCAGGCAAGTGGACAAGTAGAAAAAACGAACcatttaattaaacaacaaatagcTAAAATTGGACAAGAAGCTAATTTGTCATGGCCTCAATCCTTTCCTTTAGCATTACTTAGAATTAGAGTTAAACCTAGAGTAAAGGAG
This window of the Oxyura jamaicensis isolate SHBP4307 breed ruddy duck unplaced genomic scaffold, BPBGC_Ojam_1.0 oxyUn_random_OJ60869, whole genome shotgun sequence genome carries:
- the LOC118158901 gene encoding uncharacterized protein LOC118158901 gives rise to the protein METVYSSRPDLKEEPLEDADRSWYTDGSSFVKQGQRKAGYAVTTTQQVIKSKPLPPGTSAQKAEIIALTQALELAAGRKINIWTDSKYAFGVVHAHGVIWKEQILKLLEAVKQPEKVAIMHCRGHQKGNADFEIGNRLADQEAKRVAGLTEVKASLIPDGKVQTIYINQKPNYTKEDLKLIEDLKGKMKPDGWVYLKDNRVVIPSNLIWLTVLTEHDKTHWGADTLHKSLSQTLVGQNLYTTIKQVTQQCSICLHNNPNTKNKIKFGIIGKGNYPGQQWQIDFSELPRKGGYRYLLVLTDTFSGWPEAFPC